Sequence from the Miscanthus floridulus cultivar M001 chromosome 16, ASM1932011v1, whole genome shotgun sequence genome:
CATTTCAGTCCTAATGTGGTTGGTAGGGCTTgccttggtggtgaagttgataaACACCTTGGCAGCCAAGTTTCCTAAAGCATCTACCATTAGGTAGTTAGAATATTCCCTGGGATAAACCCCTGGCCTATAAGAGCACATGGGGGGGAACCACTTGTACAATTCAAGTGTCTTATATTTTGCAATTCAATAGAAGACCACAGGCCAAGTTATTCTCTCAATTACCTGTGATCCGGTGATCTATGCCAACAGTTATAGGTACACTTGCTTTTGCGTAAGATTTTGCAAAGTGCGGAATGACTAAAATAgtgtttttgtttgtttgttatgGAGTTATGCCATAGTTTGGTTGACTGACTGTGAATAATTACTGTCTACAAAATACGTGTAATGTTCCTAAGTAATGCAGGTATATAGAATGGTGAAAGTAATAGAACCTTCCACTTTCTTGATAGGTTCAAATAATACCTTGAAATACAATATGGAGCAGAAAATGTCTAGAGATGTTCATAAAATACCTCAGGAGATGTGATACATTTGCTTTTTTCCTCATTTCAGGAGAAAAACAGCGGGGTAAAGGTCACCTCAATTAGCATTTCTAAGTCAGTTCAGCATTCCATAAAAAAGAGGGAGCCCAAGAATTCTTCTTCCAAGAAAAAGGAAAAGCAAGAGATCTCAGTCTTACTGGACAAGAAAAGTAAGAAGGGAAAGAGAAAGTCAGTTATGGAAAGACACACAAAGGATATGACAAACAGTGTTCAAGCTCAAAGCATTTGTAAGAACCAGTCAAAAGCAGGTTTTAGCACAGTACTGAATACCACAGATATGAGGTGTAAATCGCATTCTTCTTGCAAATCAAAGCATGTTACCTTTTCTGATGGCACTGTCAAATTTAGAAGGACTGCACATCTACCTGAAGATAATACAAAGCAACCACAATCTGTACAGACATTCGAGCAACCCACTCAGGAAGGTTGTGATCACCGCAATACAGATGAGCAACAGTTGGTTTATCAACAATCAGAAGCTATATCAGGGGCTGTTGAGAGTACCAGTTCTTTATCTGAAAATTTAGTACCAGTTGGTGTTTGCCGTACAATCCCACTTACCAAACCAAAAGATATCACTGTACTGGGCAATTCAGTGGATCTGAACCGCTGCATAGAAACTTCTCATGGCAGTAACTGTTTTAATTCCGCAAGTTTGGCATGCAAATCTAGTAAGGTGCCTTGTCAAAGCTTCAAAGGTGTGGACTCTCATCTGAATGGTGACAATAGCTTAAGTCTTGATGTTGAGTGCCTTGGAGAACAGAACCATATGACTTCACAAGCATCATTTAATCATGTTAGTTTGGCAGCCAAGGCAATATCAGGTGATAGGAGCCCATGGTCGCAGCCTTCTGGTTCTTGTTTATATGATAGGAGCAGAAGCACATTCCAGGAGAGGGCAGTTGCCTTCGGCAAAGTTAGTTCTGAGCTTCTTAGATCTGGTAACATGGTGAGAAGCATAAGCTCCTCAACAGGATCAAATAAACCAGCACAAGCCGCTGATTGTATATCTGCATGCAGGAACAATCACAACTGTGATGACTATGTCGGCCTTCCTATTAATTCACGAGGTGAATTCGTCAAGGTTCATCCTGGTGGCACCCCTAATTCTGTTGACATTTTTAGGAGGCAGTGTTTGGGGGAGAATTCCTCATGTCCCTCAGCTTCTCCAACCGTTTTCAGTCCTATTACCTGCACGGATCATGTCAATTTGAGACCCAGCTATCATGCTCGACAAATTTGTGCAATTGATCAGTCTGTTTTTCATGCAGAACCTCGTTTTACTCCAACAGCCCCAATGGCATATGGGACGGATGTCAGGCAGTTGCCAACGGATGTCAGGCAGTTGCCAAGTTCTGAAAGAACAAAAATTCATTACTACACAATTCCGAGCAACAAGTATCCATGCGCCAAACAGCAAGAGCTTTCAATGGAATGCTTTTGCTCTGAATGTTTGGGGCATCATAATCCACAGCAGAAGCTCCTTGGGATGCGAAACCACTATCTAAGTCAGAACTTTGGGCAGGACACCCAACACAATGCCGAAACAACAGTGCGCCTTATGGGAAAAACAGTTACACTTGGGACCAGCAGCATACAGTGTACACGTCTGAATAATGAAACTCCATGTTCCAGTAAACAAAGTCAAGCTGAAGATCAGTTCTTCCAGGGAACACGTACAAAAGTTTTTCCACAATTGTTTCATGGAGGACTGGTATATCCCCCATCTGCATGTAGGATTCCGGATGGAGAGAGACAACCATCTGGAAACCCATCACATTTTTCTTTTGTTCCAGCAGCTGTACGGGCTTTTGTGCCTGGTACCAGTGGTTTCAGAACAAATGGTCACAGTCAGCAACCTGAACTAGCAACAGCCAATAATCGTTATGTTCAGCCAGTGAACTGGCGCAACGAAAGTGAGCTAGGGAATCAGCAGCCAGTTATGGCAAATCAAGTTCAGAGTAACGCCAAAGACATGCTGTTGGGTTCTATACACTGCAGACACACTCAAACTGTTGCACCAGAGTCATCTTTCAATACAAGGAGCAGTGCCAGAAACTTCATGGAAAAAGGACCAGCGTCGTACCAGTCCAGTTATCTTACGCAACAACAGTTCAGCAACATGGCACCGAGAACCGCGGCATCCTCTTTTGCGTCAGGCTATGCTGTTCAGAAAACCCCAGGTCTAACAACTCATACAAAATTCACGTCGCTCCGACCATTGCCCCCTTCGGTCATCCCTTCCCATGTTTACAGCACTGAGTATGCACCACCGCCCCATGGATCCGTTACTACCTTTCACCCATCAGTTCCCTTACCGTATCCACCGAGCAATTCTAGTGCTCCTGGCGATGCAATATTTGGAATTGAGAGCATGAGGTGGACTATGATGGGATCAAGGCCTGAAGGCTTGGAACATTTGAGGAACAGCAAAAGACCAGCAGAAAAGGATGATGTGCCCCTGACGTTACCAAAGAAACCTTGCACCGTCGCACAGAAGGGGTTACATATGTTGCCTTTTCCAGAAACGGGTTTGGAGTTCCGGGGATCCAGTCCAGATGCgcagccacagccacagcctaTCTGTCTGGACGACGAAGGTGAAGCTGATCTTCGACTTGGGAACACAGAATCGCATCCCACGTGGTCAAAAGCTGTCAGCACTCTGAGACCTGTGAAGCTGAATCCTGGAGCGAAGCATGTACTGCAGCCAAGTGCCAGCAGCGTGTATCAAGAAAATCCCTGGCCTGTGCATTCGATTACACCACCACTGGCCCCTGGAGAATGAGGCTTCCATGACGCCAGACGCAGAGATGAACAAGTTCTAAGTGGTCTTTGTTGTAAGTGAAGCACCTGTATAAACTGAAATTGAGGTGCCAAGTCATGACGCCAAACCTGAAACATTCAGTGATTTTGGCTGGAAGGGGCTGGTGTAGGGCGACAGCCTTTTGCTGTAGTGTTATGCTGTTATGTTATAGCGTGCTGTAGCTCCTGCATTTCTGTTTCGCTTCACACACATCGATCGGTGAATCGGTGATCTGCACAGCATCACTTGTTGAACCGTGCGGTCGCGTCCCTGACCTGATGCATGGGCCGCTGCCGCTGGCGCCCGTGAACT
This genomic interval carries:
- the LOC136509966 gene encoding uncharacterized protein produces the protein MAAAGAAFSIREYAARARAGAEGGGSWPFGGDAGPLPPVEVRRFLWWQDETAAVEEEEEVEVERRMAAKRRKRSVAELFAAVPRVPRGGGQQGSGKGKKAAKRKADKDKGKLVLAVSVKTKKKRKVPAVIDVREKEKNSGVKVTSISISKSVQHSIKKREPKNSSSKKKEKQEISVLLDKKSKKGKRKSVMERHTKDMTNSVQAQSICKNQSKAGFSTVLNTTDMRCKSHSSCKSKHVTFSDGTVKFRRTAHLPEDNTKQPQSVQTFEQPTQEGCDHRNTDEQQLVYQQSEAISGAVESTSSLSENLVPVGVCRTIPLTKPKDITVLGNSVDLNRCIETSHGSNCFNSASLACKSSKVPCQSFKGVDSHLNGDNSLSLDVECLGEQNHMTSQASFNHVSLAAKAISGDRSPWSQPSGSCLYDRSRSTFQERAVAFGKVSSELLRSGNMVRSISSSTGSNKPAQAADCISACRNNHNCDDYVGLPINSRGEFVKVHPGGTPNSVDIFRRQCLGENSSCPSASPTVFSPITCTDHVNLRPSYHARQICAIDQSVFHAEPRFTPTAPMAYGTDVRQLPTDVRQLPSSERTKIHYYTIPSNKYPCAKQQELSMECFCSECLGHHNPQQKLLGMRNHYLSQNFGQDTQHNAETTVRLMGKTVTLGTSSIQCTRLNNETPCSSKQSQAEDQFFQGTRTKVFPQLFHGGLVYPPSACRIPDGERQPSGNPSHFSFVPAAVRAFVPGTSGFRTNGHSQQPELATANNRYVQPVNWRNESELGNQQPVMANQVQSNAKDMLLGSIHCRHTQTVAPESSFNTRSSARNFMEKGPASYQSSYLTQQQFSNMAPRTAASSFASGYAVQKTPGLTTHTKFTSLRPLPPSVIPSHVYSTEYAPPPHGSVTTFHPSVPLPYPPSNSSAPGDAIFGIESMRWTMMGSRPEGLEHLRNSKRPAEKDDVPLTLPKKPCTVAQKGLHMLPFPETGLEFRGSSPDAQPQPQPICLDDEGEADLRLGNTESHPTWSKAVSTLRPVKLNPGAKHVLQPSASSVYQENPWPVHSITPPLAPGE